The genomic segment cattaattcAGGATGAAGTTCAAAAACACAAGAAGCAAACCATAAAAAGAACAACAAGATGtaaacaacaatgctagtgagtcgaaataggccacacaagatttcactagacttcaagatcacaACAAAAACCAGATTTTAAGAGTACAAGATTGCAACAAGTTGTAGTGAATCAAAAttagccccacacggcttcactacttCAAGATTGAAATGAACTCAACTAGTAAACAAAGTGAATAAACACTTACATAAGTAGCTTCAGCTTTCTTATTTACCCAACTTTCATCACTTTTTTTGGgatgagtttgaaaataaaattctgaAACAGAAGGATCTTTTCCAGTAGTTTCTTTCTATATTCAAAAAAAGATACATATGTTATCAACAttgaatatgatattattttcttcaaagaaatatatttaaaaagaattataattACCATTCTCTTATAAATCAATCGATAAGATACACAACCACCTGTATGAAGTGATGCACCAGCATTTGAATCACGATTGTCTTTATTTCGTTCAGACTTTGTTTTGAACTCATCAGACTCCCAATACACCTTTATCTCATTGAATACTGCATCTCCCATCCAATGTGGTTTCAAAGGCAATTTTTTTCTAACATCTTGGAAAAGTTGGGTCATTTTTTAAGATGctcttttattaaaattagacCATATAGCACCATTATAGTGAGGAAGCCACTTAAATTTCTTCTGTAGAtatcaaatgaataaaatattagcTATATAGTCCCACAATTATATTTACACATGAATCAGAATGTATAAATTTTTTACCTTGAATTCCTCAAACAACATCTCTCGGTAGACTCTGGAAACTTCTTCCATAAAGGTCTAGCCAATTTAAAATTACTCCGAATGTAATTagaaataccatcaataactacCTTGTGTGGATCAAACCTACATAACATATAGTAGTTATCGAATATCTGCACATATAAATAGTACAccaaaatatatgtattattaaaCGTTAGTACATCTGCATATATAAATAGTACAccaaaatatatgtattattaaatGTTAGTGGTATTATCCATCCCCTTTAGGTACAATCCATATTTGATTATCATCGGCTATATTGTCAACTATATTAGGTGAGGTGGCTGGAGTCCTGTTGGTCGGTGATGACATTAATGGTTCAGAATCTTGATTTGCAGGTTGGGACCGATTAGATTGAGGAAGAGATTCAATAATAGCAGGATGGGGTTGGTTGATCCCAAGATTTGGTTGAGATTCATTTACATGAAGTAGACTAGTATGGGAATAGAGGGGTTGTGATGGTATTATGGGAGGCACAACAATGTtataattttgggattgattgaCTCTAGGATTTGATTGATGTGAGGAAGAGTTATTCACATAAGGTGAACCACTATAAGAATGAAGGGATCCTGACAGAATTATGGGAGACAATTGAACTGTTTGTCACTCTATTGTCTGTTTTTTTATTACTTGACTTCTCTCCTATTCCATTAGGCAATCCAGCTCTTTTAGATCCTACACCTTGCAtctgaatcaaataaaaatagaaaaaaaataatatattagtaaTTTAATTGATGAACAACACATGAATAAatgtgataaaaataatatattagcaTAGAATGTAAAGAGAACGATCTTATTAAGTATTAGAGTGAACAAGATCCAAATGAAGCAAAATAGATATCGTGATTCATGATATAACTGATTTTGGCTTGTGCACAAAGAATGTTAAAGATACAAGGAACATTAGAATAGTGTAGTACCACAAATAGGCTAATTAAACGGTGCAGGCAAGTGACTATTTCTAGATATTTCTAGTAACAATAGAAGTGCAAAACACAAGACTCAAAGTAGAGATCTTCACAAAAAGTAAGTACTTAAATTAAACAAGCAGTCATATGACACATAGTTTGTATAAGTACTTAAATTTAACAAGTGAATTCTCTTCCAGTAGAcaagtaaaataacaataattttgacaaaaatccAAGTAGCTTTAATTAAATATAGTATTGTACATTGACAAAAGAAATCGACAAGCTAATATTCTCAATCCTCCTTATattcatcttcatcttcctctTGAATATGAAAGTGACTTGTTGAATCATCACTATCTAAAAAGTCTTCCTCTTCACTTGTTTTCTTCTCTTCATCATTAGCTTCTTCACTTAATGTCTCCTCATCACCTTCCTCTTCTTCATTTGATATATCCTCATCTCCCTCTTCAATTATATCACGTTCATTTTCATTAGCAATAGCTTAAAAACTACTTTCATCAACCTCTTCACTATCATCTTGGTAATCACATAAGCAATCAATTGGGTCATCCTCTATACTTGCACTAAAATGTGATTGCTCCTCTTGGTAAGCAACTTCCAAATTGTATCTTGTATCTACAACTCCTCTTGGCTTTGTCTTTATAACCACCTACCAATCagccttattttcttttctttcaggatgatttgcataataaacTTGAGTTGCAATTTG from the Capsicum annuum cultivar UCD-10X-F1 chromosome 9, UCD10Xv1.1, whole genome shotgun sequence genome contains:
- the LOC107842617 gene encoding uncharacterized protein LOC107842617 yields the protein MTQLFQDVRKKLPLKPHWMGDAVFNEIKVYWESDEFKTKSERNKDNRDSNAGASLHTGGCVSYRLIYKRMKETTGKDPSVSEFYFQTHPKKSDESWVNKKAEATYNEFEKKKQEILAAQSASAVDGETTSKPTQLIKMDIWVQSVGRKKKGRVKGLSSMGQSVKATNSSTSTLPKEIDEMISS